ACTAGGACAACGTAATTTTTCTTGTTCTGTCATAAAACGTCCACGTGTTGAAACAGTAGCACCTAAAGATGTTTGAGAAGTATTAGGTATGAATTATATATTAGATATTAGACATAGAACACATAGTTAAATAACAAGAATAGACCTGAATAGGAATTAATTTCATCCTGTATGTAACCCTTTGTAAGCAATGTGCGGGCACTAGGTggtatttcattaatttcaaactCTGATGTATATGTCTCCCCATTTTTAAAGGTTGCATTTGAAGCTGTCAgctgtacatttaaaaaaatgtattagtTTAACAATAATCTAAACTAATATGAAAATCATTTTACAGCCTACCTTATTGTTTGAATCTGATCCTCTTAATTTTCCTTTAGCCatagagatgaaatatatacagCCTTGTCAAAAATCTTTTTGCTCATAACGTCAAAACATGCATATAGACAACACCATTTAAATGTCTTATCACtatattaaaagaaatgaaCCAATAAATATAACATTTCTGTTATAGTATTACAGTTTCTACGTATATAAATCACGTATATTGTAAAAAACCGAGGTTCTAGCTAATACCAATAAATCTCCAATTAAGCGCCAATGAATTAAACTGTATTGTTATATATACTTAATCATTTGATAAAAACTAACtgcaatttataatttcatgatAAATATTTACTTAAAACAGTTATTACTGAATTAATTTCGAAgtagtttcataaaaatattaaccaATACTACAAATCATTCACTACCATTCTTtcagtatgtatgtatgtaaccAGGCCCTCCAAACTCTCGTATTTCATGCTGTAACGAAAATTAGTATTTGCGGTGAAACTCCAGACGGCGTTGATGTCGTTACGaacacatataaatgatatcggtGAGATACACACCCACGCAAGCACATGGtccttatatacatatatacatatatgcgtGTGCATAGTCTTGCTTATTCAAACTTTGAAAactaaaaataatgaaaggggaaaaattacaacaatatatgtataataaagggGATATAACGCATGTTGATGGTAATAGCAGATTGCTTCGATATCAAATACTACACCCATTACCCATTGTCAGTTAATGCCTTGAGCTCAGCCTTGCCATATTACAGTAACAAAACGAGCAGCAAGGAGAGGTTgatcagtgactacagatagtcACTGGTAGTCACTACTGGTCACTACCATTGTCGCTCACATGTGTCGGTTGTGTGCTgaacatattttcatttatttattgtgaatatttattaatttattaataaaaatgattatttcaacGAACGAAGGTAATCCAAACgcgttaaaattaataatagcaGCTAAAATGGCCCAACAGTCTGTTACCATTAAGACGGTACAGCCTAAAGGTAAAACACTTAACCTTTCCAAGTGGAGAACTTCCActtcaataattattcataaactTTATTACATTTCTTAAACTATTTCAATGTACTTTGTTTCTTATTCTATACATAGTAAGTTTCTTGGGTCGTTTACCTGCTGTTGAACTACCATCTGGATTAGTGTTATTTAGCACTAGTGCAGCAATGCAACTATTAGTACCTCCACCTAAAGAATCAAATGCTCTGAATAATAAGTGGTTGGAATGGGATATTTCTAAGTTACAGGtaaacaattataaattatgcaaatttgttatatttcaattaattgaaatttataaatgttatatAGCCAGCTATAGTGCTTTACACTAATACAGGAAGTTATAAAACAGCAAGTAAATTATGCTTATGGTCTTTGTTGGAAGAACTCAACAGAGAATTAAAGGAGAAAAAGTACTTAAATAAggtaatttgtaataaaatacataGAAATATCAATATAACATTAACACGTTCCGTGCTGGACAAATTTCTGTACACGTTACACCCCACGCGGCACGGAACGTGTTAAGATTTACTTACGATTTTTCTATGAATATTTTAGGATCATAATGATTTGTCATTGGCAGATACCTGTATTTGGGTAACTGTATGGTCTACTGTGTTAGTTACAGACATTGGGAAAGAATTAtgtaaagaatatttatttcttaaagaTTGGTTAGCCAATATTGAATTACTGCCAATTATTCAGGTAAAACAGTTGTTCGTTATCTTTTTTATACATGATATTTACattgatttttcaattaatacaGTTTTTTGGGTGTTTAGGATTCTATTAAGGAATATAAATTTGAAAGAGGTTTGAGAGCAATTGTCAGTATTCAAGCTGCATCCTGGTTTCCTGTTATTAGTTCCCTAAATTCACCAGCTAATAAAGCACAACCAAGTGATGTAAGTTCATCAAAACTTTAATCATAATATTAAGCAATTTAATCATATAAACAAATAACTTAACAGATAAGCCCAACTAAAGAGAAAGAGTTAGAAGCAGTTAGCCAAGAAGAGATGCAAAATATTGCAAGTAATTGGTCTTCTAAGTCATATCCAGATGTGAAAAATTCTCCTTACCCTGTGTAAGCTTAAATGTAcataaatgtttttatttaaatacaagtaataaatatgtaattaatataaatatatttatattactttcagattaccaaagaaaggggaaagaaatattttaataacatcTGCATTACCTTATGTTAACAATGTTCCTCATTTAGGAAATATTATTGGTTGTGTACTTTCTGCTGATATTTTTGCCAGGTTTGTATCTTAATGTGGATTATCATAATCTAAACATAAACGTTTTAAATTATATGTTTTGTTTACAGATATTGTAGACAAAGAAATTATAATACCCTTTTCATTAGGTATGCACATGTTTTATATATGTTGTATATTAAATTCCAGGTGTTATGTATTAAATAACTTTGATTTAATATTTCAGTGGAACTGATGAATATGGTACTGCTACAGAAGCTAAAGCTTTGGAAGAAAAGACAACACCACAAGCTATTTGCGACAAATTTTTCGATATACATAATGACATTTATAGATGGTTTAGCATAGGGTTTGATTATTTTGGTCGCACTACAACGCCTGAACAAACAGAGTAAGATGGATCTCGTACTAGCCGCATTATAGAATGTAATTTTTTGaggttttattattttagagtTGTAGGTCGAATTAGTTTTTAGTCATTTTTCTTATGTTACTATCGCAGTAAAATAAGCAAATTTGTGATATTATAAAAGTATAATATATTATCTTTCAGAATCGTGCAATCATTTTTCTTAAGAATAAAATCGCAAGGGTATATATTGAGTGAAATAGTAGATCAACTTCTCTGCGAGTCGTGCAATAGATTTTTAGCAGATAGATTTGTAGAAGGAACGTGTCCACGGTGTAAATACGAAGATGCACGTGGTGATCAATGCGATGGATGCGGTCATTTAGTGAATGCGACAGATTTAATATCTCCCCGGTGTAAAGTATGCAGTAATAGACCCATTGTTAAGAAATCGGAACAGTTCTTTTTAGATTTACCTAAggtaaatatctttattttatgttaaattgtcatgttaaatttattaaattcatttatttaaatgaatgaataaaatattatctgTTACAGTTAGAGAGTAAATTAAAAGAATGGTCCCCCACTGTGGAAAAGGGGTGGTCGACTGTTGCGAAAGTTGTCGCAAAACCATGGTTACGCGATGGACTTAAACCACGATGTATAACGCGTGATTTGAAGTGGGGAATACCCGTCCCTGTAAAAGGTTTTGAAAATAAAGTGTTCTATGTTTGGTTT
This region of Osmia lignaria lignaria isolate PbOS001 chromosome 10, iyOsmLign1, whole genome shotgun sequence genomic DNA includes:
- the MetRS gene encoding methionyl-tRNA synthetase 1, whose product is MIISTNEGNPNALKLIIAAKMAQQSVTIKTVQPKVSFLGRLPAVELPSGLVLFSTSAAMQLLVPPPKESNALNNKWLEWDISKLQPAIVLYTNTGSYKTASKLCLWSLLEELNRELKEKKYLNKDHNDLSLADTCIWVTVWSTVLVTDIGKELCKEYLFLKDWLANIELLPIIQDSIKEYKFERGLRAIVSIQAASWFPVISSLNSPANKAQPSDISPTKEKELEAVSQEEMQNIASNWSSKSYPDVKNSPYPVLPKKGERNILITSALPYVNNVPHLGNIIGCVLSADIFARYCRQRNYNTLFISGTDEYGTATEAKALEEKTTPQAICDKFFDIHNDIYRWFSIGFDYFGRTTTPEQTEIVQSFFLRIKSQGYILSEIVDQLLCESCNRFLADRFVEGTCPRCKYEDARGDQCDGCGHLVNATDLISPRCKVCSNRPIVKKSEQFFLDLPKLESKLKEWSPTVEKGWSTVAKVVAKPWLRDGLKPRCITRDLKWGIPVPVKGFENKVFYVWFDAPFGYISITKRYTKEYEQWWKPTDVEVDLYQFMAKDNVPFHAIMFPACLLAANEGYILLKHLMATEYLNYEDTKFSKSRGIGVFGTDARDTGIPADVWRFYLAYVRPETQDSNFNWIDLVTKNNNELLNNFGNFVNRALVFAEKYFESKIPAMTLQEEDLTLLVLAQRELSSYIHNLEQAKLRDGLKHVLAISKHGNQYMQFQEPWVKIKGSDTDKKRAGTIIGICCNLACLLSALLAPYMPNVSRQIRTQLGLDASSYGYIPDIITNILPTGHKIGKPSPLFKKIEEKEVETLRQKYAGKQETKNDAQKNNDNDVKSLEAAIAEQGNKVRELKAKQDKSIWQPEVQILLNLKKKLSDLVSGSSKPTESSQPKNKKPEVVFVPEQNGGASVDVASLKSAITKQGELVRELKAKEQKSVWQPEVEKLLKLKKQLADLTGITPAPTDKKSKKKK